In the genome of Apodemus sylvaticus chromosome 2, mApoSyl1.1, whole genome shotgun sequence, one region contains:
- the LOC127677508 gene encoding JNK1/MAPK8-associated membrane protein-like yields the protein MTCFGLYCGKTLLFKNSSTEIYGECGACPRGQRTNEQKYCQPCTDPPELYDWLYLGFMAMIPLVSHWLCIEWNAKNSNSRGAFFQQVSALLECSMAAVVTLLVSNPVGTLAIHSCRVLMLSDWYTMLYNPSPDYITTLHCTQEAVYPLYTIVFVYYAFCLVLMLLLRPLLVKKIQWHINKPNQLENIYTALYFFPILTVLQAVAGGLLYYAFPYIVLVVSLANLIVYLVFAKVESYSDLIRKDRLLVLLSHWFLHAYGLLALSKGRQLEQDLLLLTLVPVPTLFYFFTIKFTKPSRIISEGSKAH from the coding sequence ATGACATGCTTTGGACTCTATTGTGGGAAGACCCTATTGTTTAAAAATAGCTCAACTGAAATATATGGAGAATGTGGGGCGTGCCCAAGAGGACAAAGGACAAATGAACAGAAGTACTGTCAGCCTTGCACGGACCCCCCGGAACTCTATGACTGGCTTTACCTTGGCTTCATGGCGATGATTCCTCTAGTATCCCATTGGCTCTGCATTGAATGGAACGCAAAGAATAGTAATTCCAGAGGTGCGTTTTTCCAGCAAGTCTCTGCGTTATTAGAATGCAGCATGGCAGCTGTGGTCACATTACTTGTGAGTAATCCGGTCGGCACCCTTGCCATCCACTCGTGCCGGGTACTGATGCTCTCAGATTGGTACACGATGCTCTACAATCCAAGTCCAGATTACATCACCACCCTGCACTGCACTCAGGAAGCCGTGTACCCACTCTACACCATCGTGTTCGTCTATTATGCTTTCTGCTTAGTATTGATGCTGTTACTTCGACCACTACTAGTGAAGAAGATCCAGTGGCACATAAACAAGCCAAACCAGCTGGAAAACATTTACACAGCCCTGTACTTCTTCCCGATTTTGACCGTGCTGCAAGCAGTTGCAGGAGGCCTCTTATATTATGCCTTCCCATACATTGTTTTGGTGGTATCTTTGGCTAATCTGATTGTATACCTGGTTTTTGCCAAAGTAGAGAGCTACAGTGATCTCATTAGAAAGGACAGACTTCTGGTTCTCCTCAGCCACTGGTTTCTTCACGCCTATGGCTTACTCGCTCTCTCCAAAGGGCGACAACTTGAGCAAGATCTGCTCCTTTTAACGTTGGTGCCTGTCCCCACTCTATTTTACTTTTTCACTATCAAATTTACCAAACCATCACGGATAATCTCCGAAGGATCCAAAGCACACTGA